The following coding sequences are from one Ovis canadensis isolate MfBH-ARS-UI-01 breed Bighorn chromosome 25, ARS-UI_OviCan_v2, whole genome shotgun sequence window:
- the KCNMA1 gene encoding calcium-activated potassium channel subunit alpha-1 isoform X7 → MANGGGGGGGGGGGSSLRMSSNIHANHLSLDASSSSSSSSSSSSSSSSVHEPKMDALIIPVTMEVPCDSRGQRMWWAFLASSMVTFFGGLFIILLWRTLKYLWTVCCHCGGKTKGCLRQRLGPRRGTRAARGRWCGVRESPPGGHRTSWGPWIFSWN, encoded by the exons ATGGCAaatggtggcggcggcggcggcggcggcggcggaggcagCAGTCTTAGAATGAGCAGCAATATCCACGCGAACCATCTCAGCCTAGAcgcgtcctcctcctcctcctcctcttcctcctcctcctcgtcctcgtcctcgGTCCACGAGCCCAAGATGGATGCGCTCATCATCCCGGTGACTATGGAGGTGCCGTGCGACAGCCGGGGCCAGCGCATGTGGTGGGCTTTCCTCGCCTCCTCCATGGTGACTTTCTTCGGCGGCCTCTTCATCATCTTGCTCTGGAGGACGCTCAAGTACCTGTGGACCGTTTGCTGCCACTGCGGGGGCAAAACGAAG GGTTGTTTGCGGCAGCGGCTGGGGCCGAGACGGGGGACGCGCGCCGCTCGGGGCCGGTGGTGCGGAGTTAGGGAGAGCCCACCGGGCGGGCACCGAACAAGCTGGGGGCCGTGG ATATTCTCCTGGAACTGA
- the KCNMA1 gene encoding calcium-activated potassium channel subunit alpha-1 isoform X8 yields MANGGGGGGGGGGGSSLRMSSNIHANHLSLDASSSSSSSSSSSSSSSSVHEPKMDALIIPVTMEVPCDSRGQRMWWAFLASSMVTFFGGLFIILLWRTLKYLWTVCCHCGGKTKIFSWN; encoded by the exons ATGGCAaatggtggcggcggcggcggcggcggcggcggaggcagCAGTCTTAGAATGAGCAGCAATATCCACGCGAACCATCTCAGCCTAGAcgcgtcctcctcctcctcctcctcttcctcctcctcctcgtcctcgtcctcgGTCCACGAGCCCAAGATGGATGCGCTCATCATCCCGGTGACTATGGAGGTGCCGTGCGACAGCCGGGGCCAGCGCATGTGGTGGGCTTTCCTCGCCTCCTCCATGGTGACTTTCTTCGGCGGCCTCTTCATCATCTTGCTCTGGAGGACGCTCAAGTACCTGTGGACCGTTTGCTGCCACTGCGGGGGCAAAACGAAG ATATTCTCCTGGAACTGA